One Cryptococcus neoformans var. grubii H99 chromosome 3, complete sequence genomic region harbors:
- a CDS encoding bud site selection protein 20 has translation MGRLRRSRTHHARRDVHRAARTRARVKDLDQIETDLRPQNRNRLEKQPIDEDKPGLGQHYCVECSKYCETAVALQSHLKSKIHKRRLKELKEGAYTVGESERAAGLGTDNKQRGVEDVIKRFDGITSSAGGPSTVAQPQA, from the exons ATGGGTAGATTAAGACGTTCCAG GACCCATCATGCCCGTCGAGACGTGCACCGTGCTGCTCGCACCCGTGCCCGAGTAAAGGATCTCGACCAAATCGAAACAGACTTGCGTCCCCAGAACAGAAATAGGCTTGAGAAGCAGCCTATTGATGAGGATAAGCCTGGGTTGGGTCAGCAC TACTGCGTCGAATGCTCCAAGTACTGTGAGACCGCTGTCGCCCTCCAGTCACatttgaagagcaagatcCACAA ACGCCGATTGAAGGAGCTCAAAGAGGGTGCTTACACTGTTGGCGAGTCGGAACGAGCTGCTGGCTTGGGAACCGACAACAAGCAACGTGGTGTAGAGGATGTCATCAAGCGCTTCGATGGAATAACCAGCAGTGCTGGCGGTCCTTCGACCGTTGCTCAACCTCAAGCCTAA